AAGTTATTTCAGGAATACTGCAACAGATCAGTTAATAGATTTACCAATGAATCCACTTTCCGGATATGAGTATAAAAAGATAAGTTCAGGAGGCCTTAGTAATAGCGGAATTGAAATAGTTGTAAATACAGATATTTTTAAAAAGCAGAATTTTACATGGAATGTAAATGCGAATTTTTCTAAACTAAAGAGTGTGATTGACCGGATTGATGGAGAAGTTTTAAAATATCCTTTGGCTGGTTTTGATAATGTAAGCTTTTTTGCAGAAGTAGGTATGCCCTATGGATCTATTTATGGAACAAAATTTTTAAGAGTAGAAGATCCTAACAGTCCTCAATATGGAAAACTTATTGTTGGGCTCAATGGTTTGCCTCAGGCTACTGCTGAACAATATTATTTAGGTGATCAGACACCGAGGGCTTTGTTTGGAATAACCAATAGCTTTGTATATAAAAATTTTGGACTTTCATTCCTTATTGACGGGAGAATTGGAGGAAAATTCTATTCATCCACTCAATCTGCTTTACAGAAAGTAGGTCTTGCTTCTGATACAGCTCCCGGAGGAAGAAGAGATAATTTTGTGCTTGATGCAGTAGTACAACAAAATGGGGGTTATATAAGCAATACAAAAGAGATAACACAACAGGATTATTGGGCCGCTGTAACAGCTGGAAACTTAGGAATTACAGAACAGAACATTTACGATGCAACCAATATCAGGCTAAGAAATATTCAGGTATCATATAATTTTCCTAAAAGTTTATTTCAAAAATTTGCACTTCAGAGTGCTAAGATTTCTTTCACAGCCAATAATGTATGGATGATCTACAGTAAAGCAAAGGGAATAGATCCTGAGTCTGTATTTGCCATCAATTCTAATGCTGTAGGATTTGAAAATCTTTCATTTCCAACCACAAGATCTTATTTATTCTCAATTACATTAGGCTTTTAATATTAATACTGACATCATGAAAAAATATATTTTATCCCTCATTGCGTTGGCTGTCGTTTGTACATCATGTAATGATTTTGAAGACATCAATAACGATCCGTTTTCTGTAGATATTAATAAGGCAGAACCGGAGTATTTTTTAAATAATTCTATTTTAGGAGCACAGCAAGATCCCAATATTGCTGAACGTACTTTTGTTTTGTATTGGAAAACTGCTGCAAGACAGCATTTGTCAACAGGAATTGCAGGTGGATCATATGATGATTCCTGGACTGTAGAATATTGGAAAGGAATTTCAGAATGGCTGAATAATGCCAATGCAACTATTGAAATTGCCAATGAAAAGAAAGCAATAGGTCAAGGTAAAGCTCATTATGATAATCTTATCCAGGTAGCCAGGATTTGGAGAGCTTATCTGATGAGTGAGTTTTCTGATAATTTTGGTCCACAGCCTATTCAGGCATTTAAAGGAGTAAATCCCGGTTTTAATTCTGAAAAAGAGGTGTATTATTTTATTTTAGATGAGTTAAAGGATGCAGTTGCTAAAATGGATGTGAACCAACCTGCCCCTTCCAATCCTAATGCTTATGATATGGTCTATAGCTTTAAATGGAGTCAATGGGTAAAATATGCCAACTCCATGAGAATGAGAGTGGCGATGAGAATTTCAGAAGTGGATCCTGCCAAAGCAAAAACAGAGTTTGAGGCCGCAGCTAATTCTAATATGTTCATCAGTACAAGCGATGATAATTTTAAAGTTAAAGAAGATACCGGTTGGAATCCTTTATCAGGGGTAATGTCTAGGGAATGGAATTCGCAGATTTTATCAGCTACTCTTAATAATATGTATATTGGTTTGGGTGGAGTTAATTCTACAGATCAATTGCCGGCTGCTCAGCATACAGCTGTGAAAGATGCTGATTATATCGGCATAAAATATGATGAACAGTTCTCAACAATGACCAATGACCCAAGTGCAGGATATTGGCTGGATGGACTTCCAAATAAAATCGATCCAAGGGCTTATAAAACATTTTATATTCCCGGGGATTTCAACAATCCAATTTATTCCCTTTATCCTAGTTATACCAATCAAGCGTCTACTAATAATGGAGATCTTACTTTTGCCAACGGTTCTAAAGTAACAATTAATACGGTAAATACCTGGAATACGACTACAATAGGGAACTGGGGTGTAAAAGGCCAAAGAAACGGGTTAAGAGGAGTTATTGGATGCATGCCGGCTTTAGGAAAACAATATAGAGAAGGCAATAACTTTCGAATCTTTTTTGCAAGCTGGGAAACTTATTTCCTGATGGCTGAAGCAGCCCTGAAAGGATGGGCAGTTCCAATGAGTGATGATGCGGCCTATAATAAAGGAATTCAGGATAGCTTTGCGTATAATGGAGTATCACAATTTTATACTCAGTATATTACCTCAACGGATTATAACCGTGATGGAACTTCTGTAGCTTATAGCCATGTGGCAGAGCCTGGAGCCAGTCATACCATGAATTATAAAGATCCTTCTACTGGAAATATGGTTTCTGTTGAAATTAAATACCCGGTAAATACCATCTACAAAAATGGCTCAGTGAAAAACGATAAGCTTACGAAAATCATTACCCAAAAATATATTGCGAATATGCCATGGCTTCCTTTAGAATCCTGGAGCGATCAACGAAGACTGGGATTACCTTTCTTTGAAAACCCTGCAATAGAAGCACCGCTGGTTAATTTACCTAATTTGAATTCAGGAAATTATATGACAAACTCTATTCAGAATTTCCCTCAGAGGTTAAGATATCCAAGTACTTTCAGGAATACAGACCAGGATGGGTACACAAAAGCAGTACAGTTACTGGGCGGACAAGATGCAGTTCTTACCCCTCTTTGGTGGGCAAAGCACTAAATTGAATGTTTGAAAAAGAACCCTCTCCAAATTTTGGAAAGGGTTCTTTTTTATATCATAGAAGATACGATTTTATTTGGTAATCATTTTCAATGATCTTCCCCGGCATCAATTGGCAACGATGGTGAAAACTACCCGCGCGCCATAGGTGCTTGCAGGAATGGTGACAGAAACACCAGATACCTGTAAGAGTAAAACAATATCTGAGAAAGTAACACTATTCCCCAGTCCTAAAACCCCACCAAAAGTAAACGTTAGAAATGTTACATCAGGTGATTGTGGTATTGGAATATAGGTTGTTCCTCCATTGATTGTAGCTGTACACAGAAGACATACCCCATGTATTGCTGTGGTCCCTCCGGTTCTTCTTGCGGAAAGCGTCATAGAAGTATTCCAGGGGTTGGAGGTGTAATGCATGGTCATTTTTGCTCCCGTACTTGAAAGGAGATTGAGAAAAGATCCTGGTAATGTTCCGGAGAGTATGATCTGATTAGTACCGGTATTGCCAGTGTTATCATAAGTTCCGGAATAATTATTTCCCGCTTCAGTAATGGAAGGTATACTGGCGGTCCAGCTTCCGGAGACATTTACTACCTGTGCCTCCATATAGCTGCTGCTTACAAATAAAATAAAAGTAAATAAATACCTTTTTATAAGTGTGTTTCCGAAGAAGAGTCCATTCATTTTCATATTTCCGTTTTATTCTGTAATGGTATAGACAATGGTAAGAACGGTATTGGTTTGTGCAGATAAATTTGCATACGTGCTTGGAACGAGAGATATCGTAAGGCGGTGTCCATTATTAACCCCATTGCCTGTGTAAGCTCCTCCAATACCACTTATGATGGTAATAGGAGTATTGGTAAGGGTTACTTGTGCAGAAGGAGTTCCTAAGGTCCCGCCTCCTGCTCCGGATGCAGCCGCAGCCTGTAGCCTGATATTCACTCCCGGAATGAGGGTAGTACCGCTAATAGCTGCTGTAATTCTTCTGGTAAGTCCTCCGGAGGTAATTGCAGAAGTATAATTGATCCACTTTGAAGTATCAGGTGTTGGGTTGGCAAGAGGATTTCCGGCTTCAGTAGGTGCTGTAAATTTTAAAGTAATATTTCCTGTTGGTTCTATATCCATTAAGGTCACAACAGGTAAAGTTAGAGTAATATTTGCCTGAGAATATAATACACCCGAAAAAATAAAAGATGCTAGTATTAGGGAGTGTTTCAAAATCATTTCTTATTTTTTATTTGATTATATCCTACTTTTAAGGATTCCTGCTGATATTTAATTTCTATCTGTTGTTTAACAATCTGGATGTTGAGTTTTTTTATTTCTGAAGGTTTTAAAGTAATTTGAAATTTATCTGTTGAAATTTTATATCGTTTATCAAGACCATTTCTATACAGTTTAACTGTCCAGTCTCCCGGCCGGAGATAGGTAAAATCGAATGCTTCTCCTATAAAACATATTTTACGAAAAGTCTGATCGTTGCCAATGGCTTCTACAATGATGCTTTCTCTCTTATTTTTTCCTTTTTTAGTTTGTAATGTTTCAATATCCGTTTGATTTTTTTCTTCCGTTTCCGAAAGTTGGATATAGCCTTGTATATTTGCGGCTGTAGTGAGTCCGAAATTAAAAATGTTTTCCTTGTTATTAAGGGATAATGCTGCTGGAATTGAGAGGGTTGGGATATCATTGATTTCTATGGTGGAACGATCTAATTCCAGGAAATAATTACCTGGAATCACATTTTTAAATAAATAATTACCTTCTTTGTCTGTAACAGATAGATAGCTTCCCAGCATTAATCTTATGCCTTCCTTTTTTTTGATTCCAAGGGTATTGATATTACCGGATAACGAAACATATTCGGCAGTTCTTTGCACAGGAATATTTGGCCGCCAGGTATAGCGCATTGAAAATATAAAATCCTTATCTCCTATTTGCCCCCTTTGTAGTGAGTATCTTCCTGAAAGATCCAGGTCGTTTCCTGGAAATAATTGCTGGTGGAATAATAATTCAAATAAATTTCTGTCTTTAAAGTATTCCTCAGGCATGTAGTTGTTTTGGTAAAAAATGCTTAAGCTCGTTTTATCTGAGAACCTGCTAAACACTCTTGCTCCATAATACAACTGTTTTTGGTTTTGTAATTGATATCTGGAAGTCATGGCATAACTTCCAAAAACGTTGAATGATGTTTTAAATTTTTCAAATGATAGATTTGCAGAATATAAAGTTGAATTTCCATTAAATCCTGTCAGATAATTATCTGTTTTTCCAAATTGCCCTTCAAGGTTAACCTGAAATATTCCGATATGCTGGTCTACAGAGACTCTGAGGAAACGCTCATAATAATCAAACTGTTTAGGCTCTAAACGATCCTGGTATTTTTGATAGCCATTATTAAGCATTATAAAGCCATTGGAAAGGTACTTATACTGTATTCCATATTGAAAATACTTTCTATAAGGTGCGGCCAGAAATAAAGTATCTCTCTGAAAGTTTTTAGCATCCTCCATATAATTGGCAAAAACATTGATTTTTTTCGATACTCTGTATTGAAGATATCCACTGAAAGTACTGGTATTGGTAAAGTAGCCTGCAAACTGCGGGCTTGCTTTCATATACATCAGATTTCCATTGAGCTTTTCAAAATTCACTTCAGCCTGCGCCATATAGGCTGTCCCTTCATTTTTCTTTGTGGTGCTATAAGCAAATTCTCCCGAAAGGTTAATGTTTTTCGAAACTTTGAATTTTCCTTTAGCGTAAGGAAGATGAGCTTCAGAATCTAATTGTATATTCCTAAAATCAGAATTTTCCTTCATCGGTATTTTGTAAAGATACCCAACGGAAATTTCAGACTCTTTACGGATTTTAAATGCTGAGTAGATATTAAATTCATCCTTAATATCTCTGAAAAATCGGGGATGGTTGTAAAAACCACCTAAACTTATTTTATTAAAATCATATCGGATTTCTGCCCCACGACCATATCTGGCAAATTCAGTTAAATAGGAGGAAGAGTATGTTTTATCACCCAGATGAACAAATAATTTATCCCTTTTATAGTTCACAAAATATTCTTCATACTGAGTAAAAGTATTGAATTCAATAGGATTGTGTGTGGCGGCATGAAACTCAATCTGGTTTTTATTTTCTTTATCCAGTGTTCCTTTGCCATAGATTTCGCCTTGAAAGCCATCATGATAAACTCCCATATTTTTCATTCCGATAAAGGATAATGAAGCAACCACCGGAATCCTGTGATAGATATCCAGACTGGCAGGTTGTACAGAGATCACCTGGGTACTGATATAAACGCTTTGATTTTCTTTAGGATTATCTTTAGAATATACCGAAAGATTTAGATTTTGAAATTCATTTTGACCAACTTCCGGATTGGTTTTTTTATGGATGGTAATAACTTTGGATTCGTTTGGAGCAAGAATAATTGATGCATCATGATCTACAAGGGCATTCTTACTTTCCAGGGTAAGATTTTCAGTAGTATTTCCATTGTTTTTTAAAAGGAAGGAAGCCCGGATGGTTTCTCCTGCCCGGATAAATTCCGGAGAATCCAATGCAGTAAGGGAAAGCTTTCTGCTTGCGGAAACCTTAATCTGTGAAGCTTTTGTAAAAATGAGACCCGTAGATCGATCTGTAATATGTAATACAATAGAGTAGTCACCCTGAACAGCTTCTGTTGAAATACGTAAAGGGACAAGATATACGGACGCTTCATGGGACTGAATCTGGAATTCCCCTTTTGCAAGGATGGGAGTGATAAGCGGGCTTGAAGTAGTGACTGAAATGTCATACACCTTATTTTCAAGCGAATTATTTTCCAGACTGAAAGGAATAGAAGTAGACGTTCCCGGCATTAAACTATCTTTTTTACTCGTTAATCGGTTAGATGACTGTTGAGAAAAAGTAAATAACGGGAATAATATAAAAATTAATAACGTCCAGGTTTTAATCATTTTTTACTTCTAGTTCCACATTGAGCGCGAAAGCATTCTCATCTTCGTCCGTTGCTATAACAGTAGCTTTGTACTGTGCAGGTGGTACTTTACTGATATCAATGTAAAATGTTTTAGAAGTAGAAGGCAATAACCCCATTGTCAAGCTTGAAAAAGTCCCTATTTTTTCTCCTGTTTTGCGGTTATAGATTTCAATAGATGCTGTAGGTTTGCAATAGAGATTTCCATTATTAGCTATTGCAATTTTTACAGTTTTTTTTCCTTCTTCTTTTTCTACTTTGATATTTTCAAATGTAAGGTCCGGTTTGGCCTTTTCCGTGTCGTAATCTGTAATGACCTGAATCGCATACCGTATCACAGAGGTAATGCTTACTCCAGGTTGCTTATCGCTAGGTTTGATATCATCTACAGGTTCTACGATGATAACACTCCAATAACTGCCGGGATCTATTGACTGATTAGGAACAGTTATTTCATAAAACACTTCTGTTTTTTCTTTCCCTTTAAGGGTTACTAAATTTGTATTAAGTTTTATCCAATCTCCATTAGTCCTTTTTTGAGTATGTAGAGCGGTATAATTAATCGTTCCGTCAGCATGATAAGTAAAGTCCTGCAAAAACAATTTTACACTTTGAGGATTATTACTTGTATTTTCAATGGCAACTTTTCCTTTGTAAACTTTCCCGTTTTCTACTTTATAGGAATGCGTAAGCCCGTTAAGAACCACAATGCCGGCATGTAAAAAGCTAAACTGCAAAATCAAAGTGATTAAAAAAAGAATACGCTTTATCATTATGTCAAATTTGGAATTTTTATTATTGATAATACAAAAACAGGAAGAAACTGGGATCCAATTTCTTCTTGGTTTTGAAATGCAGAATTGAATTTTATTTAAATTCTAGTTATCTGATATGGTATAAGTAACAGTAGCTACAGTAGTGGCAGTTGCTTGCAGGTCTGCATAAGTTGCTACACCCCCAGGTCCACTTCCTGCAGCAAGAACATAGGTAAGGTTATGGCCATTATTAGCTCCATTTCCAGTATAGGCACTTCCGATTCCGGAAATAATAGTCTGGTCAGCAGCACTTAATGTTAGTAGCCCTGCAGATGTTCCCAAAGTACCAGCTCCTGAACCTGTAGCAGCAGCAGCTGTTACGTGGATATCTACTCCTGGAATGATAGCATTAACCTTTACACTTACATTACGGGTAGGGTCTGCAACGGATTTGATAGAAGAATAATTAAGCCATAAAGTAGTGTTGGCTGCACTTGCAACAAGAGGGTTACCAGCTTCTGTAGGAGCCGTAAATCCTAATGTAATGTTTTTCGTAGCGGCAGGTTCAATGTCTACCAGTGCAACTTCTGGAATAGAAATCGTAATGGTGTGATTATCTGTATTAGTGTCCTGAGCACTCAGGTTTCCGGATATGGCTGCTGCAAATAAAGACATTGCAACGGTTAATTTTAATTTATTCATGATCTTAATTATTAGTTAAGTGAAAATAATAAAAATCAAACAGATTATGAAATAAATATATAATAATTTTTATATTGTTGATGATTTTTCTATCGTAATGCAATATAATTGAAAAATATTTCACTTTCCGTATATAAAAAATCCTGCACGTTTGTACAGGATTAATAATGTTTTTATAAGAATATAACTTTACGCCCAATGTGGATCCGAAACAGAAACTTTTCCTGTTTCTAATCTTCCTGCAAAATGCCAGATATGCTCGCCCCATGTTACTTTTAAGTCATACCAGCCTTTAAATGGGTTAAGGTCAATCACTATTTTCTCTTCCGGTTTGTGGATAGAAATTGTTTTTTTAGTTTTTTCATACAGGTTTTCCAAGATAATACTTTCTTTTTTCCCATTTTTAACGATCAGTTCAACCTGGCTTTTTGAAGCATTATTAATTAAGATAATCTCTGATTCCGGAATATTGTTTCCTTTGAATTTTCGGAAGAAACCATTAGGACCAAAAACTTCATAATCATAACTTCCTGATTGTCTTGTGGGATGAGACAGTTCTTGCCCGGAATACAATGCATAAGAAAAATAATAATGATGGCTGTTCAATTGGGTTCTGTCATAAAGATGGAGAGGAACTCCATTTTCTTTTGCATTAGTCATTCTAATCTTACCTGCTTCCAGATTCACATGAAAATTATAAGGAAGAGGATGGGAAGGCTTCATTCCTCTTTCCTGAATTTCAAGTAAATCATTCTTCAGTTCATTTTCAGAATACCATTTTAGCTGTGGAACAGGTTTATTTTTGGCTGCATTAATGGTTTTAGCATAATCCTTTTGATCAAGATAATCCATTTTTGGAGCTTTGCTATTGGGCGAATTAAAAGCTGAGGTAAGATCACCACAAATAGCTCTTCTCCATTCACTGATATTGTCTACATGAACATTTTTATTAAATTTCTTCATGATAAATTTCTCCAGGAACTGCAAAACAGAAGTATGATCTGAAACTTCAGAATTAACAAAACCGCCTTTCGTCCATGGGGAAGCAATAATCATAGGTACTCTGTAACCCAATCCTACTGTTCCTTCTGCTTTTTCATAATCCTTTAATGTTGGATCAGACATATATTCCTGAGCTTTATCTACATATTCCACACCGCTTTTTCCATTGATATCAACCGGTTGGCTTGGATTTAATGGGGGAGCAAAAGGGATCAC
This Chryseobacterium sp. G0162 DNA region includes the following protein-coding sequences:
- a CDS encoding SusD/RagB family nutrient-binding outer membrane lipoprotein; this translates as MKKYILSLIALAVVCTSCNDFEDINNDPFSVDINKAEPEYFLNNSILGAQQDPNIAERTFVLYWKTAARQHLSTGIAGGSYDDSWTVEYWKGISEWLNNANATIEIANEKKAIGQGKAHYDNLIQVARIWRAYLMSEFSDNFGPQPIQAFKGVNPGFNSEKEVYYFILDELKDAVAKMDVNQPAPSNPNAYDMVYSFKWSQWVKYANSMRMRVAMRISEVDPAKAKTEFEAAANSNMFISTSDDNFKVKEDTGWNPLSGVMSREWNSQILSATLNNMYIGLGGVNSTDQLPAAQHTAVKDADYIGIKYDEQFSTMTNDPSAGYWLDGLPNKIDPRAYKTFYIPGDFNNPIYSLYPSYTNQASTNNGDLTFANGSKVTINTVNTWNTTTIGNWGVKGQRNGLRGVIGCMPALGKQYREGNNFRIFFASWETYFLMAEAALKGWAVPMSDDAAYNKGIQDSFAYNGVSQFYTQYITSTDYNRDGTSVAYSHVAEPGASHTMNYKDPSTGNMVSVEIKYPVNTIYKNGSVKNDKLTKIITQKYIANMPWLPLESWSDQRRLGLPFFENPAIEAPLVNLPNLNSGNYMTNSIQNFPQRLRYPSTFRNTDQDGYTKAVQLLGGQDAVLTPLWWAKH
- a CDS encoding WxL protein host-binding domain-containing protein translates to MIKRILFLITLILQFSFLHAGIVVLNGLTHSYKVENGKVYKGKVAIENTSNNPQSVKLFLQDFTYHADGTINYTALHTQKRTNGDWIKLNTNLVTLKGKEKTEVFYEITVPNQSIDPGSYWSVIIVEPVDDIKPSDKQPGVSITSVIRYAIQVITDYDTEKAKPDLTFENIKVEKEEGKKTVKIAIANNGNLYCKPTASIEIYNRKTGEKIGTFSSLTMGLLPSTSKTFYIDISKVPPAQYKATVIATDEDENAFALNVELEVKND